In Polypterus senegalus isolate Bchr_013 chromosome 12, ASM1683550v1, whole genome shotgun sequence, the following are encoded in one genomic region:
- the LOC120541107 gene encoding prostaglandin E2 receptor EP1 subtype-like isoform X1: protein MFNRLTHGHLMMLALQFQNMSMNPDGAFNASVLGEHGNGTVEGDELESKAPVLTQPVVASSASPAIPGLSMTLGAMSNIIALVILAKSYARFRRRSKATFLLFASSLVVTDFAGHVIPGAFVLRLYAVGMKWHAIDHSGALCQLLGACMVFFGLCPLFLGCAMAIERCVGVTRPLLHSALVTSTRTKLTLASIWLFALCIALLPTLNFGKYTTQYPETWCFIGVHGHTRVSDVAFGLLFSLLGLASLAAALLCNTISGITLVSARLRKRVCNRRAKSHDIEMVVQLLGIMVVSCICWSPILIFVAMSVTKSYGDTDYNVQHYRWLMFLGVRLASWNQILDPWVYILLRRAVLKKIYQIVMRQRDLAGSKLGRWEVSSFQSSERTVMNRV, encoded by the exons ATGTTCAATCG GCTCACCCATGGGCACCTCATGATGCTAGCCCTTCAGTTCCAGAACATGTCTATGAATCCAGACGGCGCCTTCAATGCCAGTGTTCTGGGCGAGCATGGGAATGGCACCGTGGAAGGAGATGAGCTGGAAAGCAAAGCGCCAGTCCTGACTCAGCCAGTGGTCGCCTCTTCTGCCTCACCCGCCATCCCGGGCTTATCAATGACACTGGGGGCAATGTCCAACATCATCGCCCTGGTCATCCTGGCGAAGTCCTACGCCCGTTTCCGTCGACGGTCCAAGGCCACGTTCCTACTCTTTGCCAGCAGCCTGGTTGTGACGGACTTTGCAGGTCACGTTATTCCTGGAGCCTTCGTACTGCGACTGTATGCTGTGGGCATGAAGTGGCATGCCATTGACCATTCGGGAGCGCTGTGCCAGCTGCTGGGTGCCTGCATGGTATTTTTTGGCTTGTGTCCCCTATTCCTGGGATGTGCGATGGCCATCGAGCGCTGTGTGGGGGTGACACGTCCCCTCCTGCACTCAGCCCTAGTGACTTCAACTCGGACTAAATTGACCCTGGCATCGATCTGGCTGTTTGCCTTGTGTATTGCCCTGCTGCCCACATTGAACTTTGGCAAGTACACAACACAGTACCCTGAGACCTGGTGCTTCATTGGCGTTCACGGGCACACGCGGGTCTCTGATGTCGCCTTTGGACTGCTCTTCTCCCTGCTGGGGCTGGCTTCCCTGGCAGCTGCCCTGCTGTGCAACACGATAAGTGGCATCACACTGGTGTCTGCCCGTCTCCGTAAGCGTGTCTGTAACCGAAGAGCCAAGTCCCACGACATTGAGATGGTGGTACAGCTCCTGGGCATTATGGTGGTATCATGCATCTGCTGGAGTCCCATTCTG ATCTTTGTGGCGATGTCAGTGACCAAGTCGTACGGTGACACCGACTACAATGTCCAGCACTACAGGTGGCTCATGTTTCTGGGTGTCCGACTGGCCTCCTGGAATCAGATCCTTGACCCCTGGGTCTACATCCTGCTGCGGCGGGCCGTGCTGAAGAAGATCTACCAGATCGTCATGCGGCAGAGGGACCTGGCGGGCAGCAAGCTGGGCCGCTGGGAAGTCAGCTCTTTCCAGAGCTCCGAGAGGACGGTGATGAACAGGGTCTGA
- the LOC120541107 gene encoding prostaglandin E2 receptor EP1 subtype-like isoform X2: MMLALQFQNMSMNPDGAFNASVLGEHGNGTVEGDELESKAPVLTQPVVASSASPAIPGLSMTLGAMSNIIALVILAKSYARFRRRSKATFLLFASSLVVTDFAGHVIPGAFVLRLYAVGMKWHAIDHSGALCQLLGACMVFFGLCPLFLGCAMAIERCVGVTRPLLHSALVTSTRTKLTLASIWLFALCIALLPTLNFGKYTTQYPETWCFIGVHGHTRVSDVAFGLLFSLLGLASLAAALLCNTISGITLVSARLRKRVCNRRAKSHDIEMVVQLLGIMVVSCICWSPILIFVAMSVTKSYGDTDYNVQHYRWLMFLGVRLASWNQILDPWVYILLRRAVLKKIYQIVMRQRDLAGSKLGRWEVSSFQSSERTVMNRV; this comes from the exons ATGATGCTAGCCCTTCAGTTCCAGAACATGTCTATGAATCCAGACGGCGCCTTCAATGCCAGTGTTCTGGGCGAGCATGGGAATGGCACCGTGGAAGGAGATGAGCTGGAAAGCAAAGCGCCAGTCCTGACTCAGCCAGTGGTCGCCTCTTCTGCCTCACCCGCCATCCCGGGCTTATCAATGACACTGGGGGCAATGTCCAACATCATCGCCCTGGTCATCCTGGCGAAGTCCTACGCCCGTTTCCGTCGACGGTCCAAGGCCACGTTCCTACTCTTTGCCAGCAGCCTGGTTGTGACGGACTTTGCAGGTCACGTTATTCCTGGAGCCTTCGTACTGCGACTGTATGCTGTGGGCATGAAGTGGCATGCCATTGACCATTCGGGAGCGCTGTGCCAGCTGCTGGGTGCCTGCATGGTATTTTTTGGCTTGTGTCCCCTATTCCTGGGATGTGCGATGGCCATCGAGCGCTGTGTGGGGGTGACACGTCCCCTCCTGCACTCAGCCCTAGTGACTTCAACTCGGACTAAATTGACCCTGGCATCGATCTGGCTGTTTGCCTTGTGTATTGCCCTGCTGCCCACATTGAACTTTGGCAAGTACACAACACAGTACCCTGAGACCTGGTGCTTCATTGGCGTTCACGGGCACACGCGGGTCTCTGATGTCGCCTTTGGACTGCTCTTCTCCCTGCTGGGGCTGGCTTCCCTGGCAGCTGCCCTGCTGTGCAACACGATAAGTGGCATCACACTGGTGTCTGCCCGTCTCCGTAAGCGTGTCTGTAACCGAAGAGCCAAGTCCCACGACATTGAGATGGTGGTACAGCTCCTGGGCATTATGGTGGTATCATGCATCTGCTGGAGTCCCATTCTG ATCTTTGTGGCGATGTCAGTGACCAAGTCGTACGGTGACACCGACTACAATGTCCAGCACTACAGGTGGCTCATGTTTCTGGGTGTCCGACTGGCCTCCTGGAATCAGATCCTTGACCCCTGGGTCTACATCCTGCTGCGGCGGGCCGTGCTGAAGAAGATCTACCAGATCGTCATGCGGCAGAGGGACCTGGCGGGCAGCAAGCTGGGCCGCTGGGAAGTCAGCTCTTTCCAGAGCTCCGAGAGGACGGTGATGAACAGGGTCTGA
- the LOC120541112 gene encoding uncharacterized protein LOC120541112 isoform X2 produces MHCTHSTFAQLGFLFLVLRQRGLISALASSVVIVVSAAITMTDLYENVGFHQKPEGKYSAAAAHCDASDLHSDYRSDPRDRTEDRSERSAVSATTRQERGCADSYTSSAISLMQEDIAKLKSADFQAALNSSAIIDSISSEKRANSLSFRQIREKVEVLNAAASRRVYFFTLYTGTLTGKVDPIKFNQVLLNIGGAYSSSSGRFTCAYSGVHQFFFSANSQQKVPTELCLMVNSWCKVMSKADPDKNSTGNMGMALLELQKGNTVWVSQVTGGSWANATFGGMLL; encoded by the exons ATGCATTGCACACATTCCACGTTTGCCCAACTCGGCTTCCTGTTTCTCGTCTTACGACAGCGAGGACTAATCAGTGCGCTCGCCTCTTCAGTGGTCATTGTCGTCTCCGCCGCCATCACGATGAcagatttgtatgaaaacgtCGGATTCCACCAGAAGCCCGAGGGAAAGTACAGCGCCGCCGCAG CTCACTGTGATGCCTCCGACCTGCACAGCGACTACAGAAGTGACCCGAGGGACAGGACTGAGGACAGGAGCGAGCGGTCAGCTGTGTCAGCGACAACGAGACAAGAGCGAGGCTGTGCAG ATTCCTACACCTCATCCGCCATATCTCTGATGCAGGAGGACATCGCAAAACTGAAGTCAGCAG ACTTCCAGGCTGCCCTGAATAGCAGCGCAATAATAGACAGCATTTCTTCAGAGAAAAGAGCAA ACTCGCTGAGCTTCAGACAAATCAGAGAGAAAGTCGAGGTCCTGAATGCAGCAG CCTCCAGACGGGTGTACTTCTTCACCCTGTACACGGGCACCCTGACCGGGAAGGTGGACCCCATCAAGTTCAACCAGGTGCTCCTAAACATCGGTGGCGCTTACAGCAGCAGCTCCGGCAGGTTCACGTGTGCCTACTCTGGAGTCCATCAGTTCTTCTTCTCTGCCAACAGCCAGCAAAAGGTGCCAACTGAGCTCTGCCTGATGGTCAACTCCTGGTGCAAAGTGATGAGTAAAGCAGACCCAGACAAAAATAGCACTGGTAACATGGGCATGGCGCTGCTGGAACTCCAAAAAGGGAACACCGTGTGGGTGAGCCAGGTGACAGGGGGCAGCTGGGCCAATGCCACCTTTGGGGGTATGCTGCTGTGA
- the LOC120541112 gene encoding uncharacterized protein LOC120541112 isoform X1 encodes MHCTHSTFAQLGFLFLVLRQRGLISALASSVVIVVSAAITMTDLYENVGFHQKPEGKYSAAAAHCDASDLHSDYRSDPRDRTEDRSERSAVSATTRQERGCAGSCPKSTVLLYVLTSLSVLLWTILLAIFCVQDSYTSSAISLMQEDIAKLKSADFQAALNSSAIIDSISSEKRANSLSFRQIREKVEVLNAAASRRVYFFTLYTGTLTGKVDPIKFNQVLLNIGGAYSSSSGRFTCAYSGVHQFFFSANSQQKVPTELCLMVNSWCKVMSKADPDKNSTGNMGMALLELQKGNTVWVSQVTGGSWANATFGGMLL; translated from the exons ATGCATTGCACACATTCCACGTTTGCCCAACTCGGCTTCCTGTTTCTCGTCTTACGACAGCGAGGACTAATCAGTGCGCTCGCCTCTTCAGTGGTCATTGTCGTCTCCGCCGCCATCACGATGAcagatttgtatgaaaacgtCGGATTCCACCAGAAGCCCGAGGGAAAGTACAGCGCCGCCGCAG CTCACTGTGATGCCTCCGACCTGCACAGCGACTACAGAAGTGACCCGAGGGACAGGACTGAGGACAGGAGCGAGCGGTCAGCTGTGTCAGCGACAACGAGACAAGAGCGAGGCTGTGCAG GTTCCTGCCCGAAGTCAACTGTGCTGCTCTACGTGCTGACGTCACTCAGCGTCCTCCTGTGGACCATCCTGCTCGCCATCTTCTGTGTCCAAG ATTCCTACACCTCATCCGCCATATCTCTGATGCAGGAGGACATCGCAAAACTGAAGTCAGCAG ACTTCCAGGCTGCCCTGAATAGCAGCGCAATAATAGACAGCATTTCTTCAGAGAAAAGAGCAA ACTCGCTGAGCTTCAGACAAATCAGAGAGAAAGTCGAGGTCCTGAATGCAGCAG CCTCCAGACGGGTGTACTTCTTCACCCTGTACACGGGCACCCTGACCGGGAAGGTGGACCCCATCAAGTTCAACCAGGTGCTCCTAAACATCGGTGGCGCTTACAGCAGCAGCTCCGGCAGGTTCACGTGTGCCTACTCTGGAGTCCATCAGTTCTTCTTCTCTGCCAACAGCCAGCAAAAGGTGCCAACTGAGCTCTGCCTGATGGTCAACTCCTGGTGCAAAGTGATGAGTAAAGCAGACCCAGACAAAAATAGCACTGGTAACATGGGCATGGCGCTGCTGGAACTCCAAAAAGGGAACACCGTGTGGGTGAGCCAGGTGACAGGGGGCAGCTGGGCCAATGCCACCTTTGGGGGTATGCTGCTGTGA